Proteins encoded by one window of Salvia splendens isolate huo1 chromosome 14, SspV2, whole genome shotgun sequence:
- the LOC121764202 gene encoding uncharacterized protein LOC121764202: MVKDNRISVLAIIEPLIKAKPDVYSRLFGMKFKGANKKGQIWVFVKEDIELDGWDDSDQVLHGRYVSPSLSVPIFMSVVYGKCSREGRVEIWDKLREPASKLDGSPWLVGGNFNIFVSEEERQGSVRRQGRKAREMSDLAETISDCQLLDVGADGPKFTWARGNTFERLVRVLLSEGWANVFECTRVTNLPRILSDHCPLLINCRLPGPRIKPSFRFQNMWVRHPLFLKEVERCWREETGTSGMVNVQLKLSRLKKSLRIWNRVVFGNIFERLGKAEAEAKEASEKFEQNPTPALRVEMNKAIAKFLARLKMEEDFWRQKAAIKWVAEGERNTRYFQGWVKQKRVKARIHMIEEGERVLTDDADIRNSTEMFFKELLTEDVGLLGEPDLEIIPSLTPHVNMNRLEEGGFG; this comes from the coding sequence ATGGTAAAAGATAATAGAATTTCTGTTCTTGCAATAATTGAGCCTCTGATCAAGGCTAAGCCTGATGTCTACAGTAGGCTTTTTGGGATGAAATTCAAAGGCGCTAATAAAAAGGGACAAATTTGGGTGTTCGTGAAGGAGGACATTGAGCTGGATGGTTGGGATGATTCGGACCAGGTCCTTCATGGCCGATATGTCTCTCCGTCCCTATCGGTTCCCATTTTCATGTCGGTGGTTTATGGTAAATGTTCTAGAGAGGGGAGGGTGGAAATTTGGGATAAGCTCCGAGAGCCGGCTTCGAAGTTGGATGGTTCGCCATGGTTAGTGGGAggcaattttaatatttttgtgtCGGAAGAGGAGAGACAAGGAAGTGTGAGGAGGCAAGGTAGGAAGGCTAGGGAAATGTCGGACTTAGCAGAAACTATTAGTGACTGCCAACTGTTAGATGTGGGAGCGGATGGGCCAAAATTTACTTGGGCAAGAGGGAACACCTTTGAGAGACTTGTTAGAGTGCTTCTGAGTGAAGGTTGGGCAAATGTCTTTGAGTGTACAAGAGTCACTAACCTTCCGAGGATTCTCTCAGATCATTGCCCTCTTCTGATTAATTGCCGATTACCTGGACCTCGGATCAAGCCATCCTTtaggttccaaaacatgtgggtgcGTCACCCCTTGTTCCTTAAGGAGGTGGAAAGATGTTGGAGGGAGGAAACGGGCACCAGTGGCATGGTTAATGTTCAACTCAAGCTGAGCCGTCTAAAGAAGAGCTTAAGAATCTGGAATCGTGTAGTTTTTGGCAACATTTTTGAGAGATTAGGcaaggctgaagctgaggctaAGGAAGCTTCAGAAAAATTTGAGCAGAACCCCACTCCAGCCCTTCGTGTGGAGATGAACAAAGCTATAGCTAAGTTTCTTGCAAGGTtaaaaatggaagaagatttttggaggCAAAAAGCGGCCATTAAATGGGTGGCCGAAggagaaagaaatactagataTTTTCAAGGCTGGGTGAAGCAGAAAAGGGTCAAGGCGAGAATCCACATGATAGAGGAGGGAGAGAGAGTACTGACAGATGATGCGGATATTAGAAACTCGACAGAAATGTTTTTCAAAGAATTGTTAACAGAGGATGTAGGGTTGCTGGGAGAACCTGATCTGGAGATTATCCCTTCCCTGACTCCTCACGTGAACATGAACCGATTGGAAGAGGGGGGCTTCGGCTGA